The Echinicola jeungdonensis genome segment TAAGCAAAGTACTTAATAAGAAAAATATTGATGTAAACCGTGCCGTTGAAAAACTGAAAGAATTCCAGGTGGCCATCCCAAGTTGGGCTTTGGGTACCGGAGGTACACGGTTTGGTAGATTTTCAGGTGGGGGCGAACCTCGTTCCCTTGAAGAAAAAATCGGAGATGTTGGCTTGCTTCACCAATTGAGCCAGTCTGCCGGAGCGATTTCCCTTCATATTCCATGGGACATTCCTGAAGATGTGGAGGCGATCAAAAGCTTGGCAGCTTCTCATAACCTGCTTTTTGATGCAGTAAACTCCAATACTTTCCAGGATCAGCCTGATCAGGAACTATCCTACAAGTTTGGTTCACTTTGCCATGTGGATAAAGCCGTTAGACAACAGGCCATCGACCACAACCTGGAAGTGATCAAATATGGGGATGCATTGGGATCTAAATCTTTGACCGTTTGGCTGGCAGATGGTTCTTCTTTCCCTGGACAGTTGAACTTCAAGAAAGCTTTCCAACGAACTTTGGATTCCCTTCAGCAGATTTATGCGGGCATGCCTTCCGACTGGAAAATGTTTGTGGAATACAAGCCCTATGAGCCTAATTTCTATTCCACAGTAATCCAGGATTGGGGTTCTTCCCATATGTTGGCTGATAAATTGGGGGATAGGGCTTATAGCCTTGTTGACCTTGGCCACCACCTGCCAAACACCAATATCGAGCAGATTGTAGCTACTTTGATGATGGTGGGCAAGTTGGGTGGTTTCCACTTCAATGATTCCAAATATGGGGATGATGATGTGACCGTAGGTTCTTTGAAGCCTTACCAGTTGTTCCTGATCTTCAATGAGCTGGTAGATGGTATGGAAGATCCTTCTTCTAACAATCCTTATCCAGCCTGGATGATTGATGCCAGCCATAACCTGAAAGATCCATTGGAGGACTTGTTGCAATCTTTGGAAGCCATTAGGGTGGCTTATGCCCAGGCTTTATTGGTGGACAGGAAAGCCTTGGAAGAAGCAAGGGAAAATAATGATCCTACTTTGGCCCAGGAAATTCTTCAAGGAGCATACAGGACAGATGTAAGACCACTTTTGGCAGAAGCAAGACTTCAGGCCGAGGGTGCTTTGGATCCTGTTGCCGCTTTCAGAGCATTGAATGTAAGAAAAGAGTTGATTGCAGCCAGAGGGGAAAAAACCGTTTCTACCGGTCTGTAATTTCAACTATAAGGCCATTTTGGCCAAATCATAAAATTTCCTCTTTAGGGATCCTTGCTGAACCAAAGTAAGGATCCCTACCTTAATCAAATCAATCAAATTTTTCCAGCTTCATTCCCAATGTGTTGAGGGGAAGATTGAGAATGAAACTGGATATTTGCTCTTCTCCCTCCAATGGAGCAGGTTTAAAAAAAGACCCATGATGCCATTACCGGTAATAGCCATATTTGACATAGGAAAGACCAATAAGAAATTCTTCTTGTTTGATGAAAATATGAATGAAATCAAGCAGGAATACAACAAAATCCCATTGACTCAAGATGAAGATGGATTTGAGTGCGATAATTTGGAGGTTTTGGCCACTTGGATCAAAAGCACCATTGACAGCATCTGCCAATCTCCGGATTACAAGCTGTTGGGAGTGAATTTCTCCACCTATGGGGCTTCTTTTGTACACCTGGGAGAGGATGGGAAACCATTAACTCCACTTTACAATTACTTGAAAGAAATTCCTCAGGAAATCATTGAGGAATTTTATCGGAAATACCCTGAAGAAACCAATAACCTGGAAACAGCCTCCCCCTCTTTGGGCATGCTCAATTCAGGCTTGCAACTGTATTGGTTGAAAAAGGCCAAGCCAGAGGTATTCAAAAAAATTAAACATTCCCTGCATTTCCCCCAGTATTTGAGTTACCTGTTTACCGGAAAAGCAGTGAGTGAACCCACTTCCATTGGCTGTCATACCCGTCTATGGGACTTTGCCAAAAAGGATTACCATCAGTGGGTGAAGGACGAGGGCATCGACAAAATATTGCCGGAAATTGTCCCCACCACCCAGATTTTTAAAAGCCAACTTTGTGACCGTGAGGTCAATATTGGCGTAGGCATCCATGACAGCTCCTCTGCTTTGGCCTCCTATTTGGTAAGGGTGAATGAACCATTTTTGCTGATTTCCACGGGTACCTGGAGCATTGCTTTGAACCCCTTTACAGAGGAAAACCTAACTTTGGATGAACTACGTAATGACTGCCTGAACTTCCTGAGCATTGAAGGTAATCCAGTAAAGGCATCTCGTTTTTTCTTGGGTTATGAGTTAAATTACCAAAAGGCCCGGATCAATAAAATCTTTAATAAACCCGACCAATATTACAAAAGCATAAAAGCCAATCCTGAAATCTTGGAAAAGATAAAGTCAGGAAGCATTAAGAGTACTTTCTATCCCGAGCATATCGCTCCTATTCCAATGGTTGAAGACCTATTTAAAGGTAATGAATGGAAACCTGAGGAATTTGAAAACTATGATGAAGCTTATCACCATTTGATATGGGGATTAACCTTATTGCAGGTGGAATCTGTGAAACTTGCCAAAGGAAATTCCAATATCAAGAAGATTTTTGTGGATGGTGGATTTGTGCATAATGAAATATTTATGGACCTTTTGCATTTTTATCTGCCTGACTTTGAATGGGTGTTCTCTGATTTTCCATTGGGCTCTGCCTATGGAGCTGCTTTGGTCCTTGAGCAAGGCGAAAAGAAGAGGGTAGGCATCTAAGGTTGAAAAGCTTTAATTTTTAAAGGTATTTGGTCCAAGTCGGGAGACTTGGACCTTTTTTATTTGAAAATAAACATTTCTATATTTTGGGTCTTTTAGCCTGCAGCAACCGGCCAAAAATCAAATTGGGTTAAACTAAAATGTAATCGAAAACGAAAGTGACCCAATTTGCAAGATGCTTCACAGGTCTTGATTTTTTGGGTACTTTTTCATTAAGGAAAAAGTGCCAAATCTTAATTATTAATGAAAAACAGGAAAGTTTCACCCATGAGATTAAGGTCTGAATGTCCAAATAATTCAAAATCTTTCAGGTTTACTGAATCCTTGGGATCTCAAAAAGAAATGGTCAAAGTCCCCAGACCTTGACCAATTTTATCCAAACCAAAAAATTCCTATGACTTTGGTCTTTTAGCCTGAAGCTCAATATCCACCAGATCTGCCACCTTTATCGGTTTTTGCATTTCTATGCTTTTTCTGGCAGCAATGCCAATCAATATGGACATGGCCCCATCCCTTGTACCTGCAGATTGATGCCAGGGATCCGGCATATTGGGATCTTTGAAGAGTTTGTCTTTAAGCCGGGTATCACCTCCCCCATGGCCTCCTTCCTGATGGGGAATGGTGATAACCTGTGTTCCATCAAAATTTTTGGTTAAGCGGAGTTCATCCTGTTTTGGCTCTTCCCAGGGTTGTCTTTCCTTGATCCAGGCTTCCAGCCTGCCTTCGGTGCCATTAAAGGCAATGCGGTAACCTTCATATGGAGAATAAGTTGTGAGTGAATAGCTGACCTGTACATCATTCATATACTTGATCTGCACGGCCATTTTATCATAAATGTCGATATCTTCCCTGTAAACACAGCCATCCCTTAAGTAGCCGTCGTATTCTTCATTGTCCACATATAAATCCATCAATCGCTCGCTTTGGGTAATGTCCCAATAAAAATCACATTTTCCTTTATGAGGGCAGGGCCTGCAATTGCTATGTCTAAATGGGCCATTTTTTCCGTAAAACTCTAGTTTCCCATAGGCAAAAACCTCCTCAGGGTCCGAATCTAGCCACCAATTCAAAAGGTCAAAATGGTGGGTGGACTTATGGACCAGCAAGGTGCCTCCCTTATCCCGGTAACCATGCCATCTTCTAAAATAGGAAGCGCCATGGTTGGTGTCCAGGTACCAGTGGAAATCCACTGAAGTCACCGTCCCGATTTCCCCGGAATGTATCAGCTCATAAATTTTTTGGCGGTGAGGGCTGTAGCGGTAATTGAAGGTGACAATCACTTTTTTGCCTGTTTTTCTTTCTGCATCCAGAATGGCCTGACATTTCACTTCATCCGTAGTCATGGGTTTTTCCGTGATTACATGGGCACCATATTCCAGCCCTTTGATGATAAATTCATGGTGGGTGCTGTCAACCGTGGTGACGATCAGGGTGTCAGGCTTGACCTCCTTCATCATCTGGTCAAAGTTCACAAAAGTCGGACAATCGGCACCGATATAGGATTTCCCATAGGCCAGGCGGCCTTCATTGATATCCGACAATCCGACAAATTCAATATCATTGGGATATTCTTCCATCAGGCTTTTTCCAAACATGCTGGTACCCCGGATGCCAGTGCCCACCAGTGCAATCCTTAGTTTTTTGGTGGGATCTTCCCTTAAGGAAAGTGCCTGGGCAATAGGAGAGAGGAAAATTGAACTTGTGGTAAGGATTCCGGCATTTTTTAAAAAAGCCCGCCGGGAGGAACTATTCTTTTGATGGTTCATGGTAATTTTGGGTTGTGGTTATAAAGAAATATAATATACTTAAAAAGTCCCTTCAAAGGAGGGAGATAGGGAGGGAATTTGTAAAAATGGGATAATTAGTTGGGATGAGGTTTAAGAATTGATTTTTTTTAATTGAAAAAAAGAAGTCCGGAGGCTTCTAGGAAGAATTTCCAGGTAGGGGGAATTGAATTGGCGGATGAAGCTTGGAGGTTTCTATGGAAAGGGTTCAGGTCAGGAGACTTGAACCAACTAACCAATTAAATTTCCGTCCTCATCCCATTGGGCAATTAGGCCTCTTTTTTCAGGGTCCAGATAAATGGGGAGGTATTTTTTTTCATACTGAAAGCCGTGTTTGGAAAGAATATGATTAGGAACTCCGTTCCAAACATTGGGGCGGTTGCCCTGGTATCCCAAATCCTCAAAGCCCATTTGGGAAGTGAAAAAACCGGTGGCCGTGAGGTTTCTCAAAGTATTGAAAAAGCGGACTCCTCCTTCCATGCTGGAGGGGGCTTTATCAGGGAAGGCTATTTCATCGATGATTTGCAACTTCTCTTTTTCATCGGCCTCCATAAATGGTTTTCCAAACCGGTCCACAGATTCAGCATCCAGCCACATCAACCCACCTCTCATGGGGGTTTGGTAATCGGAAATATCCTTGACCATAAATTCAATAAATTCCGTTACCCCGGCCTCAGTAGCACTTCCAGAAACCTCATCTTTTGGAATGATTACATCAACCAGGTAATCCAGTTTCTTCCGCTCTTCGGGAGTGAAAAAAGTTTCCGATTTTAAGGCCGCATTTCTGGCCAGTTCCTCAGGTGTTCTTCCCCAGCGGGTATTCTCATCGATTTTTGGGGTGTGGATTTTTTCTTTTGGGGCTTCAGGTCCACAACCAGGGGCAAATAAAAAGCCCGAAGCCAACGAACCGGTGAACAATAATTTTAAGTTTTCTCTCCTGTTCATAGCGTGTAAGATTAAATGTTTTTCTTTTTTATTTCACTGATAATATGGTCGGAAGTTCTCCAGGCCAGTGCCAAAATGGTCCAGGTGGGATTTTTGTCAGCTTGGGAAACAAATGGCCCTCCATCCACTACGAAAAGATTGTTGCACTCGTGGGCTTGGCAATGGCTGTTGAGTACTGAGGTGCCAGGATCTTTTCCCATGCGTGTGGTCCCTACTTCGTGGATGATTCTTCCGGGAGCATGAAGGCCATATTGACTTTCTGGCCCTGCTTTTTGACCTAACAAAATAGCACCAGAATTGGTGAGGATTTCCTCAAAAGTTTCCTGCATGTGCTTGGCCTGTAATATTTCCTGATCCGACCAGGAATAATTGAACTTTAGAACCGGAATCCCATATTTATCGACTGTGTTGGTGTCAATTTCGCAATAATTTTCGTATCGCGGGATGCATTCTCCACGGCCTGACATACCCACCAAGGTGCCAAAATACCTTCTGATATCCTTTTTCAGCCCTTTGCCATATCCCCCATTAGGACTAGGGTTTCCAAACTCATCCTTTATATATTGCCGTACTGTGTCCATCCCAAAACCAAAACCATAACCCGGCATCCCCATTCCTCCCCAATATTCAATATGATACCCACGGGCAAAGTCCAATTTTTTATTGTCCAGCCACCAGGGGGTATAGACATGCATTCCTCCCACACCATCTTCATTGTATTTTTCCCGGTCAAACAGGTCCGGTAAAATGGCCATTCTGTCTGCTCCTGTGCTATCATGCAAATATCTTCCAACCACTCCACTGCCATTTCCTAAGCCATTGGGGTGGGTTTTGGATTTGGAGTTAAGCATAATCCTGGCCGATTCACAGGCAGAGGCTCCCAAAACTACTACTCTTGAGCGGAGTTTGTATTCCTTCATATCCACTTTGCTGATATAGGATACTCCTGTGGCGAGGCCCCGTTCATTGGTGGTGACCTTCCTGACCATAGCATAAGTGAAAAGGTCCACCTTGCCTTTTTTCATGGCAGGCTTGACCAGGCAGGTTCCAGATGAAAAATCTGCATAAGCCTGGCAGCCCCGGTTACACTGTCTGCAAAAAAAGCAGACTCCTCTATCATTGCTAATGGGCCGGGTCAATATGGAAAGCCGCGAAGGGATCACAGGAATATTGACCTTGTCAGCTCCTTTTTTGATAAATAATTCATGGAGTCTTGGTTTTGGAGGGGGAAGAAAAAATCCATCCGGTTCATTAAATATTCCCTCCTTGGATCCAAATACCCCTATGAGTTGATCTACCTTGTCATAATAAGGTTTTAGGTCATTATAACCTATGGGCCAATTGTCCCCCAGCCCATCGATGTCTTTTCGTTTAAAATCATGGGGGCCAAACCGTAGGGAGATTCTTCCCCAATGATTGGTGCGGCCTCCTACCATCCGGGACCTGAACCAATCAAATTTAGTACCTGAGGTGGTCGTATAAGGCTCCCCTTCAATGTCCCATCCTCCTATGGCTGCATCAAAATCCCCAAAAGGCCTTAACCTGGTTCCTGCTCCCCTCCTCGGGGATTCCCAGGGATTACGCAATTGTGTCCTGTCCTCTTCTTTGGCCGGGTCAAAGTCCCCACCTGCTTCTACTACTGCCACAGAAAATCCAGCTTCCGATAAAATTTTGGAGGCCATTCCGCCTCCTGCTCCCGATCCTACAATAATCACATCATAAGCTTCCTGGGAAGATTTGATTTGCAAACTCATAAAGGGTGTATTTGGTTTATGGTTAATTAAAAAGGTATTTACAGCTTTTCGCCAAAAGAAAGAATTTTCCCACTTAGCTACGGGCATTTCTTTTTTGGAATATAAGTAAAATAATAACGCTAAAAGGGTTTAGGTCTTTTTTAATTAGCAGGAATTTTTCGAAAAAATTAATTAATTGTTAATCGTTAAGTGCTGTCATTAGTAAATGATTGATAAAATCATTCAAAAAATACAAATACTAAAAAAATGAAAGGGGGAGGTTAAGCTTACACTTCCTGACTTATAAAAATAAAAATAAGGTGTTGGTACATCAGGGTTTTAGCCTTTTTTAGGTGTCAGCGTATTTGTTGAATCATGGTACAACCGAATCAACATTAGGCTGGCAAGTTGTTGATTTGGAGGGGACCTCAAGGGGAAATTGCATTATAGTTTTCTTTAATTTTTCTAGTTGATTCTTTGATTCCACTTTATGTAATGCACAGATGTGCTCGGAGGAAACTAATAACTCAATTGGTTGATTTTAAAGCAATGGTTGAAGGTATTCCCAAACCGTTTGGGCAATAATTTGATGTCCTTCAATGTTAGGATGGATTCCATCATCTTGGTTCAGGTCAGGATTTCCTGCCACTCCATCCAACAAAAAGGGGATTAAGGTTACTTCTTTTTCTTCGGCTATTTGTGGAAATATGGTCTTAAAAGTGGAGGTATATTCCTTGCCCATATTGGGTGGGATTTGCATTCCCGCAAGAATAATTTTTGTGTCAGGATATTTTTCCCTGACTGATTCTATGATCCCCTCCAGATTTTTTTTGGTTTCCGAGAGTTTGATTCCTCTCAGGCCATCATTGGCTCCCAGTTCCAATACAAAAATATCAGGTTTCTCCTCCAAAAACCAATCAATCCTGTTTAGCCCACTGGCTGTAGTTTCCCCGCTAAGCCCTCCATTAATTACTTCATAACCCAAACCAAGACTGTCAATTCTGGATTTGATAAGTCCCACAAATGCTTTTTCTTTGTCAATTCCAAATCCTGCCGTAATGCTGTTTCCAAAGAATAATATGGTCTTTTGAGAGCTGGTTTTTTTCTTAACTTCCATTTGCTCTTTTTTTGAACTTTCCTTTTTTTCTGAAGCATCGCATCCAAAAAGAAGTGCTGTGGAAAGAAAAAGTAATAAAACCCAATTAATTTGATTTAATTTGAACATGTTCTGAAACCTATTGTTCATTTTTTTCGAATGTTATACTTAGTTTAATAAAAGTGAACTGGGAAATGAGCAGTTGCTAATTTTAAATCCAACCTCCCATTTGAAACTGGGTATTGAAACCTTAATTACAACCAAATTATACCCACTCAAAGTTTCCGTTCCAATTTAATCATTTTGAAAAAATCCTATGGCCATTTTAAATGTAGTCGATGTAAGTAAAATTTATCAAAGCGGTACAAGGAGCTTGACTGTTTTGGATCAAGTCAACCTTCATATTGAAGCTGGGGACAGCCTGGCCATTGTGGGGCCTTCTGGAAGTGGTAAAACTACTCTGTTGGGGCTTTGCGCAGGCCTGGATCAAGCAAGTACCGGAAGTGTTCAGTTGAACGGTCATCGGTTGGAAAAGTTGACTGAGGATGAAAGGGCAGCTTTAAGGAGTCAAGAGATTGGTTTTATTTTTCAAAATTTTCAGCTTTTGCCCACCCTTACTGCATTAGAAAATGTCATGGTACCCCTTGAGCTTAGAAAGAAAAAACATGTCCGGCAAAAGGCTATAGAGCTTTTGGAGAAAGTTGGGTTGGGAGACCGGGCCAGTCATTATCCTACGCAGCTTTCTGGAGGGGAGCAGCAAAGGGTGTCCATTGCAAGGGCATTTGCCAATGAGCCGAAAATTTTATTTGCAGATGAGCCAACAGGAAACCTCGATACGGAAACCGGAGAAATGGTTGAAGATTTGATTTTTGATTTAAATAAAGCATCAGGAACCACCTTGGTTTTGGTGACCCATGATGCAGACCTGGCTGCCAAAACCAATAGGATTGTACATATCAAAGGAGGAAAAATTCAAGAAAATCAACATGCATAACTGGGGTTGGATATTTAAAATGGCCTTGCGTGATTTTAGAAAAAACAAAGCCAAATTACTGTTATTTGTTTCTTCCATTGTAATAGGAATAGCTGCCCTTGTGGCTATCAGTTCTTTTGGTGACAATTTGGAAAAGGATATTGATAATCAGGCCAAAGAATTGCTGGGAGCTGATTTGGTTTTGGAAAATAACCAACCTATTGGGGAACAAGCTCTGGATACCATGGCCATTGCCATTGCTGAAGAGGTCAATTTTGCCAGCATGGTGGCTTTTCCAAAATCCGGAGAAAGCCGTTTGACCCAAGTAAGGGCACTTAAAGGGAACTTTCCTTTTTATGGGGAAATGGAAACCGTTCCCAAAAATGCGGATGACAGATTAAGGGAAAATGGCCGGGTAGCTTTAGTGGAAAAAATTCTTCTTAATCAATTCAATGCTCAGGTAGGTGATAGTATTAAAGTTGGAGAACTCCAATTTCAAATTGTCGGGGAGTTGCATAAAGCCCCGGGCCAAACAGGGATTACTGCTACCGTTGCTCCTGTGGTGTATATTCCAAAAAAATATGCTGAAGCCACTGGCTTGATCCAATTTGGGAGTAGGGTGGAATATCAACGGTATTACCAATTGGCAGCCGGGCAGGATGTGGAGGAATTAATTCAGCCTTTTAAAGAGGAATGGGAGGAAACTCATATAGATGATGACACAGTAGAGGACCGGAAAAGGTCAACCGGGAGGTCATTTGAAAATTTATCCAATTTCCTAAGCCTGGTGGCTTTTGTTGCGCTGTTATTGGGGTGTGTGGGGGTCGCAAGTGCGGTAAATGTTTTTGTCAAGGAAAAATTGACCTCTGTAGCCGTATTGCGTTGCTTGGGTGTTTCCTCCAAAT includes the following:
- a CDS encoding arylesterase — encoded protein: MEVKKKTSSQKTILFFGNSITAGFGIDKEKAFVGLIKSRIDSLGLGYEVINGGLSGETTASGLNRIDWFLEEKPDIFVLELGANDGLRGIKLSETKKNLEGIIESVREKYPDTKIILAGMQIPPNMGKEYTSTFKTIFPQIAEEKEVTLIPFLLDGVAGNPDLNQDDGIHPNIEGHQIIAQTVWEYLQPLL
- a CDS encoding TIM barrel protein, which encodes MRIDNQKIKQLNDQALPDHRESFDHLSKVLNKKNIDVNRAVEKLKEFQVAIPSWALGTGGTRFGRFSGGGEPRSLEEKIGDVGLLHQLSQSAGAISLHIPWDIPEDVEAIKSLAASHNLLFDAVNSNTFQDQPDQELSYKFGSLCHVDKAVRQQAIDHNLEVIKYGDALGSKSLTVWLADGSSFPGQLNFKKAFQRTLDSLQQIYAGMPSDWKMFVEYKPYEPNFYSTVIQDWGSSHMLADKLGDRAYSLVDLGHHLPNTNIEQIVATLMMVGKLGGFHFNDSKYGDDDVTVGSLKPYQLFLIFNELVDGMEDPSSNNPYPAWMIDASHNLKDPLEDLLQSLEAIRVAYAQALLVDRKALEEARENNDPTLAQEILQGAYRTDVRPLLAEARLQAEGALDPVAAFRALNVRKELIAARGEKTVSTGL
- a CDS encoding GMC oxidoreductase, whose amino-acid sequence is MSLQIKSSQEAYDVIIVGSGAGGGMASKILSEAGFSVAVVEAGGDFDPAKEEDRTQLRNPWESPRRGAGTRLRPFGDFDAAIGGWDIEGEPYTTTSGTKFDWFRSRMVGGRTNHWGRISLRFGPHDFKRKDIDGLGDNWPIGYNDLKPYYDKVDQLIGVFGSKEGIFNEPDGFFLPPPKPRLHELFIKKGADKVNIPVIPSRLSILTRPISNDRGVCFFCRQCNRGCQAYADFSSGTCLVKPAMKKGKVDLFTYAMVRKVTTNERGLATGVSYISKVDMKEYKLRSRVVVLGASACESARIMLNSKSKTHPNGLGNGSGVVGRYLHDSTGADRMAILPDLFDREKYNEDGVGGMHVYTPWWLDNKKLDFARGYHIEYWGGMGMPGYGFGFGMDTVRQYIKDEFGNPSPNGGYGKGLKKDIRRYFGTLVGMSGRGECIPRYENYCEIDTNTVDKYGIPVLKFNYSWSDQEILQAKHMQETFEEILTNSGAILLGQKAGPESQYGLHAPGRIIHEVGTTRMGKDPGTSVLNSHCQAHECNNLFVVDGGPFVSQADKNPTWTILALAWRTSDHIISEIKKKNI
- a CDS encoding FGGY-family carbohydrate kinase encodes the protein MMPLPVIAIFDIGKTNKKFFLFDENMNEIKQEYNKIPLTQDEDGFECDNLEVLATWIKSTIDSICQSPDYKLLGVNFSTYGASFVHLGEDGKPLTPLYNYLKEIPQEIIEEFYRKYPEETNNLETASPSLGMLNSGLQLYWLKKAKPEVFKKIKHSLHFPQYLSYLFTGKAVSEPTSIGCHTRLWDFAKKDYHQWVKDEGIDKILPEIVPTTQIFKSQLCDREVNIGVGIHDSSSALASYLVRVNEPFLLISTGTWSIALNPFTEENLTLDELRNDCLNFLSIEGNPVKASRFFLGYELNYQKARINKIFNKPDQYYKSIKANPEILEKIKSGSIKSTFYPEHIAPIPMVEDLFKGNEWKPEEFENYDEAYHHLIWGLTLLQVESVKLAKGNSNIKKIFVDGGFVHNEIFMDLLHFYLPDFEWVFSDFPLGSAYGAALVLEQGEKKRVGI
- a CDS encoding Gfo/Idh/MocA family protein; this encodes MNHQKNSSSRRAFLKNAGILTTSSIFLSPIAQALSLREDPTKKLRIALVGTGIRGTSMFGKSLMEEYPNDIEFVGLSDINEGRLAYGKSYIGADCPTFVNFDQMMKEVKPDTLIVTTVDSTHHEFIIKGLEYGAHVITEKPMTTDEVKCQAILDAERKTGKKVIVTFNYRYSPHRQKIYELIHSGEIGTVTSVDFHWYLDTNHGASYFRRWHGYRDKGGTLLVHKSTHHFDLLNWWLDSDPEEVFAYGKLEFYGKNGPFRHSNCRPCPHKGKCDFYWDITQSERLMDLYVDNEEYDGYLRDGCVYREDIDIYDKMAVQIKYMNDVQVSYSLTTYSPYEGYRIAFNGTEGRLEAWIKERQPWEEPKQDELRLTKNFDGTQVITIPHQEGGHGGGDTRLKDKLFKDPNMPDPWHQSAGTRDGAMSILIGIAARKSIEMQKPIKVADLVDIELQAKRPKS
- a CDS encoding gluconate 2-dehydrogenase subunit 3 family protein; the protein is MNRRENLKLLFTGSLASGFLFAPGCGPEAPKEKIHTPKIDENTRWGRTPEELARNAALKSETFFTPEERKKLDYLVDVIIPKDEVSGSATEAGVTEFIEFMVKDISDYQTPMRGGLMWLDAESVDRFGKPFMEADEKEKLQIIDEIAFPDKAPSSMEGGVRFFNTLRNLTATGFFTSQMGFEDLGYQGNRPNVWNGVPNHILSKHGFQYEKKYLPIYLDPEKRGLIAQWDEDGNLIG